A single genomic interval of Roseofilum capinflatum BLCC-M114 harbors:
- the purB gene encoding adenylosuccinate lyase produces the protein MIERYTLPEMGEIWTDDFRLKTWLQVEIAVCEAQAELGYIPAEAVEEIKAKAKFDLKRVLEIEAEVRHDVIAFLTNVNEYVGDVGRYIHLGLTSSDVLDTALALQMVASLDLIQHQVEELVQAIRYQAAQHRDTVMVGRSHGIHAEPMTFGFKLAGWLAEVLRHRDRLCRLQSQIAVGKISGAVGTYANIDPKVEELACQKLGLQPDCASTQVISRDRHAEYLQTFALLAASIERFAVEIRNLQRTDVLEVEEYFAKGQKGSSAMPHKRNPIRSERLTGLARIIRGHAIAGLENVALWHERDISHSSVERVVLPDTCILMHFMLREIINLVKNLLVYPDNMKRNMNVYGGVIFSQRVLLALVEKGLQREEAYKIVQESAHQAWNNPDGDFRALISEHPQVTQALSSEELNACFDPHQHLRHLDRVYQRLSI, from the coding sequence GTGATTGAGCGTTATACTCTGCCCGAAATGGGCGAAATTTGGACAGATGACTTTAGGCTAAAGACTTGGTTACAAGTTGAAATTGCGGTCTGCGAAGCCCAAGCGGAATTGGGTTATATTCCGGCTGAGGCTGTAGAGGAGATTAAAGCGAAAGCTAAGTTCGATCTCAAGAGAGTTCTAGAAATTGAAGCCGAAGTTCGTCATGATGTGATTGCCTTTTTGACTAATGTCAATGAGTATGTTGGGGATGTGGGGCGCTATATCCATTTGGGATTAACCAGTTCGGATGTGTTGGATACGGCTTTGGCTCTGCAAATGGTGGCGAGTCTGGATTTAATCCAACATCAGGTGGAGGAGCTGGTGCAAGCGATCCGCTATCAAGCAGCTCAACATCGGGATACGGTGATGGTGGGCAGATCCCATGGAATTCATGCCGAACCCATGACGTTTGGCTTTAAGTTAGCGGGATGGTTAGCGGAAGTGTTGCGTCATCGCGATCGCCTTTGTCGTCTCCAGTCCCAAATTGCGGTTGGTAAAATTTCTGGTGCAGTGGGAACTTATGCCAATATTGACCCCAAGGTAGAAGAGTTAGCCTGTCAAAAGTTGGGTTTACAACCCGATTGTGCCTCAACTCAAGTCATTTCCCGCGATCGCCACGCCGAATATCTGCAAACCTTTGCCCTCCTTGCAGCCTCTATTGAACGGTTTGCGGTGGAAATTCGCAATCTCCAGCGCACGGATGTTCTGGAAGTGGAAGAATATTTTGCTAAGGGGCAAAAAGGTTCTTCTGCTATGCCCCATAAACGTAACCCCATTCGCTCCGAACGACTCACCGGTTTAGCCAGAATTATTCGAGGTCATGCGATCGCCGGTTTAGAAAATGTGGCTCTGTGGCACGAGCGCGATATTTCCCACAGTTCCGTCGAGCGGGTTGTTTTGCCGGATACTTGTATTCTCATGCACTTCATGCTGCGCGAGATCATCAACCTGGTGAAAAATTTGTTGGTCTACCCCGACAACATGAAGCGCAACATGAACGTTTATGGCGGGGTCATTTTCTCCCAACGGGTTCTCCTAGCCCTGGTGGAAAAAGGACTACAGCGCGAAGAAGCCTATAAAATTGTCCAAGAGAGCGCTCACCAAGCTTGGAACAATCCCGATGGGGATTTTCGTGCTTTGATTAGTGAGCATCCCCAGGTGACTCAAGCGTTATCTTCTGAAGAGCTGAACGCCTGCTTCGATCCCCATCAACATCTGAGACACCTGGATCGGGTGTATCAACGGTTGAGTATCTGA
- a CDS encoding S-layer homology domain-containing protein produces the protein MTEQQTVPYGYYAAKEAYSTSDWRLGNVLEDVPAAPSTFWDRQIQYNQLDLHPMSCTLFAAAGAISDLTGYRFSLAEFGQLLQEARRYGFSDSQGWYINQAVDLLRRWWNNRREAIASYRVDMISSQLSSVLGKGYSIVTGYRGSAQYNADFNADGFLDQTSFGDRTYGHAVRMTQDRQNPSYARVMIDNYYGVQRFNNYRVRVGDISRLVENGVFYYSGYMFATEKKRMFRDVYPDGRSRWYYDALEWAVKENLISGYQDGTFRPNQLVTRAEMVVMLKRLYDKISREQ, from the coding sequence ATGACTGAACAGCAAACGGTTCCTTACGGCTATTATGCTGCCAAGGAAGCCTATAGCACCTCAGACTGGCGACTGGGCAATGTCCTGGAAGATGTTCCTGCTGCTCCTTCGACTTTTTGGGATCGGCAAATTCAATATAATCAGCTCGATTTGCATCCGATGTCCTGTACGCTGTTTGCGGCTGCTGGGGCAATTTCCGATTTAACCGGGTATCGATTTAGTCTGGCAGAGTTTGGGCAACTGCTTCAAGAGGCCCGGCGTTACGGGTTTTCCGATAGTCAAGGCTGGTATATTAATCAGGCGGTGGACTTGTTGCGCCGATGGTGGAATAACCGTCGAGAGGCGATCGCCTCCTATCGGGTGGATATGATCAGTTCCCAACTCAGCTCAGTCCTGGGTAAAGGCTATAGCATAGTCACCGGTTATCGAGGCAGCGCCCAATATAATGCGGATTTTAATGCCGATGGGTTTTTGGATCAAACCTCATTTGGCGATCGCACCTATGGCCATGCAGTACGGATGACCCAAGACCGGCAAAATCCCAGTTATGCCAGGGTGATGATCGATAATTATTATGGAGTCCAACGGTTTAATAACTATCGCGTCAGAGTCGGCGATATTAGTCGTCTGGTAGAAAATGGCGTGTTTTATTATTCTGGCTATATGTTTGCAACGGAGAAAAAGCGCATGTTTAGAGATGTATATCCTGATGGTCGCAGTCGGTGGTATTATGATGCCCTGGAATGGGCCGTCAAAGAAAATCTGATTAGTGGCTACCAAGATGGAACCTTTCGACCGAATCAACTGGTGACTCGTGCGGAAATGGTAGTCATGCTCAAGCGACTCTATGACAAAATTTCTAGAGAGCAATAG
- a CDS encoding AAA family ATPase: MRERIQQLIDNLNQAIVGKADPIRLVLVALLSGGHALLEDVPGVGKTLLAKSLARSIDGKFQRIQCTPDLLPSDITGTNIWNPNTGEFKFMSGPIFANVLLTDEINRATPRTQSALLEVMEEQQVTVDGVSHTLESPFFVIATQNPVEYQGTFPLPEAQMDRFALSFSLGYPTESEELKMLQQHAGEKNADRLKPCISLAEVQTLQKECLQVKVEVPLQQYIVDLVRATREDEEITLGVSPRGAIALQRASQALAFLENRDYVTPDDVKFLAPHVLCHRMIPAGGRQGRVIIERLLRSVPTGT; this comes from the coding sequence ATGAGAGAGCGTATCCAGCAACTAATCGATAACCTGAATCAGGCGATCGTCGGTAAAGCCGATCCAATTCGTCTGGTGCTTGTGGCCCTTTTATCTGGGGGCCATGCCCTTCTAGAAGATGTTCCTGGAGTGGGGAAAACCTTGCTGGCTAAATCCTTAGCCCGTTCCATTGATGGCAAGTTTCAACGGATTCAATGTACCCCCGATCTACTCCCTAGCGATATTACCGGAACCAATATCTGGAACCCCAACACTGGAGAGTTTAAGTTTATGTCCGGCCCCATTTTTGCCAATGTGCTGCTCACCGACGAAATTAACCGCGCCACTCCTCGCACCCAGTCTGCACTGCTGGAAGTCATGGAAGAACAGCAGGTGACCGTGGATGGGGTTTCCCATACCCTAGAGTCTCCCTTTTTTGTGATTGCCACCCAAAACCCGGTGGAATATCAAGGAACCTTTCCCTTACCGGAAGCACAAATGGATCGGTTTGCTTTGTCCTTTTCCTTGGGTTATCCCACGGAGTCAGAAGAGTTAAAGATGTTGCAACAACATGCAGGGGAAAAGAATGCCGATCGCCTAAAACCCTGTATTTCTCTAGCAGAAGTGCAGACCCTGCAAAAAGAATGCTTGCAAGTGAAAGTAGAAGTGCCCCTACAGCAATATATTGTCGATTTGGTGCGGGCAACCCGTGAAGATGAAGAGATTACCTTGGGGGTCAGTCCCAGGGGGGCGATCGCCCTGCAACGAGCCAGCCAAGCTCTAGCCTTTCTAGAAAATCGCGATTATGTCACCCCCGATGATGTCAAATTTTTAGCGCCCCATGTGCTATGCCATCGCATGATTCCCGCCGGAGGACGACAAGGGAGGGTAATTATCGAGCGGTTGTTGCGGTCTGTGCCCACAGGGACTTAA
- the ruvB gene encoding Holliday junction branch migration DNA helicase RuvB, with protein MAIESSYPSFPDPKKRQMRTSRKTYEAQKKREPDREDSLLQAEASFEETDKQEEKLRPHRLADYVGQKDLKSVLEIAIEAAKARKEPLDHLLLYGPPGLGKTTMSLILASEMGVTCKISAAPALERPRDIVGLLVSLQPGDILFLDEIHRLSRVAEELLYPAMEDFRLDITVGKGKTAKTRSIPLKPFTLVGATTRVGALTSPLRDRFGLLQRLRFYELDELSLIVERAAKVLSTEITAEGATEIARRSRGTPRIANRLLRRVRDYAQVKKLGTISSEIAAEALELYNVDPCGLDWTDRLILSAMIENFSGGPVGLETLAAATGEDSQTIEEVYEPYLLQIGFLQRTSRGRIALPAAWTHLGYTHPDEPY; from the coding sequence ATGGCTATTGAGTCTTCCTACCCCTCCTTTCCCGATCCCAAAAAACGGCAGATGCGTACCAGTCGCAAAACCTATGAAGCGCAGAAAAAACGAGAACCCGATCGGGAAGATTCCCTCTTACAAGCGGAAGCGAGTTTTGAGGAAACAGACAAACAGGAAGAAAAATTACGCCCCCATCGATTAGCCGATTATGTGGGCCAAAAAGACCTCAAAAGTGTGCTAGAAATTGCCATTGAAGCGGCAAAAGCTCGAAAGGAACCCTTGGATCATTTATTGCTCTACGGGCCGCCGGGTTTGGGCAAAACTACCATGTCTTTAATTTTAGCCTCCGAGATGGGCGTGACCTGCAAAATCAGTGCTGCACCAGCTTTAGAACGTCCCCGCGATATTGTCGGTTTATTAGTCAGTTTGCAACCGGGAGATATCCTATTTTTGGATGAAATTCACCGCCTTTCTAGGGTGGCGGAAGAGTTACTTTATCCAGCCATGGAGGATTTCCGCTTAGATATTACCGTGGGTAAAGGGAAGACGGCCAAAACCCGCAGCATTCCCCTGAAACCCTTTACCCTGGTGGGGGCAACCACGCGAGTCGGGGCCTTAACCTCTCCTTTGCGCGATCGCTTCGGGTTGCTGCAAAGATTACGCTTTTATGAGTTAGACGAGTTAAGTTTAATTGTCGAACGAGCCGCAAAAGTCTTAAGTACAGAGATCACAGCCGAAGGAGCCACCGAAATTGCCCGGCGATCGCGCGGAACCCCTCGCATTGCCAACCGCCTTTTGCGCCGAGTTCGCGACTACGCCCAAGTGAAAAAACTGGGAACCATCTCTTCAGAAATTGCCGCCGAAGCCTTAGAACTCTACAATGTCGATCCCTGCGGTTTAGATTGGACAGATCGCCTGATTTTAAGCGCCATGATCGAGAATTTTAGCGGCGGCCCGGTCGGGTTGGAAACCCTCGCTGCTGCTACCGGGGAAGACTCCCAAACCATTGAAGAAGTCTATGAACCCTATCTATTGCAAATTGGCTTTTTACAGCGCACCTCTCGCGGTAGAATTGCCCTACCTGCCGCTTGGACTCATTTGGGATACACCCATCCCGACGAGCCGTATTAA